The following coding sequences are from one Kogia breviceps isolate mKogBre1 chromosome X, mKogBre1 haplotype 1, whole genome shotgun sequence window:
- the PCSK1N gene encoding proSAAS, which translates to MATAIAVSSSPPCPLDISMATGGMEGLRELLGCASIEWREGVGRVPRRAQPQSTASVSVIPGAAHLPASPPVRSPARWGSMAGSPLLRGPRAGGVGLLVLLLLGLLEPPPALCARPVKEPRSLGAASPPKAESSAPRRFRRAATRGEAAGAVQELARALAHLLEAERQERARAEAQEAEDQQARVLAQLLRVWGAPRTNDPALGLEDDPDAPAAQLARALLRARLDPAALAAQLVPAPAPAAALRPRPPVYDDGPTGPDTEDAGDETPDLDPELLRYLLGRILAGSADSEAVAAPRRLRRAADQDLGPEVPPEGVLGALLRVKRLETPAPQAPARRLLP; encoded by the exons ATGGCAACAGCCATCGCAGTCTCCAGCTCGCCACCTTGTCCCTTGGATATCTCCATGGCAACGGGCGGGATGGAAGGGCTGCGGGAGCTCCTAGGCTGCGCCTCCATAGAGTGGcgggagggggtgggcagggttCCCAGGCGTGCGCAGCCGCAGAGCACCGCATCCGTGTCCGTTATCCCAGGCGCTGCGCACTTGCCAGCCAGTCCGCCCGTCCGGAGCCCGGCTCGCTGGGGCAGCATGGCGGGGTCGCCGCTGCTCCGCGGGCCGCGGGCCGGGGGCGTCGGCCTTTTGGTGCTGCTGCTTTTGGGCTTACTCGAGCCGCCCCCCGCGCTCTGCGCAAGGCCGGTAAAG GAGCCCCGCAGCCTGGGCGCGGCCTCTCCGCCCAAGGCTGAGTCCAGCGCTCCCCGCCGCTTCCGGCGGGCAGCGACTCGAGGAGAGGCGGCGGGGGCTGTGCAGGAGCTGGCGCGGGCGCTGGCGCACCTGCTGGAGGCCGAACGGCAGGAGCGGGCGCGGGCCGAGGCGCAGGAGGCTGAGGATCAGCAAGCGCGCGTCCTGGCGCAGCTGCTGCGCGTCTGGGGCGCACCCCGCACCAACGACCCGGCGCTGGGCCTGGAGGACGACCCCGACGCGCCAGCCGCGCAGCTCGCCCGAGCCCTGCTCCGCGCCCGCCTAGACCCCGCCGCCCTCGCAGCCCAGCTTGTTCCGGCCCCTGCCCCCGCCGCAGCACTCAGACCCCGGCCCCCAGTCTACGACGACGGCCCCACGGGCCCAGATACTGAGGACGCCGGCGATGAGACGCCGGACCTGGATCCGGAGCTGCTGAG GTATTTGTTGGGGCGGATCCTCGCGGGAAGCGCAGACTCCGAAGCTGTGGCTGCCCCGCGTCGCCTCCGCCGAGCCGCTGACCAGGACCTGGGCCCCGAGGTCCCCCCTGAGGGCGTGCTGGGGGCCCTGTTGCGCGTAAAGCGTCTGGAGACCCCCGCACCGCAGGCCCCAGCGCGCCGCCTCCTGCCCTGA
- the ERAS gene encoding GTPase ERas produces MALPTKPSMIDLGLGTWNPSSQEQSHRARAPSRGVGKQLPEYKAVVVGASGVGKSALTIQLNHQCFVEDHDPTIQDSYWKEMALDHGGCILNVLDTAGQATHRALRDQCVAIGDGVLGVFALDDPSSLAQLQQMRATWGPHHTQPLVLVGNKCDLVTTTGDARAAAAALAKSWGAPFVETSAKTRQGVEEAFSLLIHEIQRVREAMAKEAMAGPGGDKGRHQKAMCRCGCSVA; encoded by the coding sequence ATGGCGCTGCCAACAAAGCCTAGCATGATTGATCTGGGCCTGGGCACCTGGAACCCTAGCTCCCAGGAGCAGAGCCACAGGGCTCGGGCACCCTCCAGGGGTGTTGGCAAGCAGCTGCCGGAGTACAAGGCCGTGGTAGTGGGCGCAAGTGGCGTGGGAAAGAGTGCGCTGACCATCCAGCTGAACCACCAGTGCTTCGTGGAAGACCACGACCCCACCATCCAGGATTCCTACTGGAAGGAGATGGCCCTGGACCACGGAGGCTGCATTCTGAATGTGCTGGACACGGCAGGGCAGGCCACTCATCGGGCCCTGCGTGACCAGTGTGTGGCGATTGGGGATGGTGTGCTGGGTGTCTTCGCCCTTGATGACCCTTCATCTCTAGCCCAGCTGCAGCAGATGCGGGCCACCTGGGGCCCGCACCACACCCAGCCCCTCGTCCTTGTGGGCAACAAGTGTGACCTTGTGACCACCACCGGAGATGCTcgtgctgctgctgcagccctcGCAAAGAGCTGGGGGGCCCCTTTTGTGGAGACCTCAGCCAAGACACGCCAAGGTGTGGAGGAGGCTTTTTCCCTGCTCATCCATGAGATCCAAAGAGTCCGGGAGGCCATGGCAAAGGAGGCCATGGCAGGGCCAGGTGGGGATAAAGGCCGGCACCAGAAGGCCATGTGCCGCTGTGGCTGCTCTGTGGCCTGA